A part of Osmerus mordax isolate fOsmMor3 chromosome 10, fOsmMor3.pri, whole genome shotgun sequence genomic DNA contains:
- the prph2a gene encoding peripherin-2a — protein sequence MALMKVKFDLKKRVKLAQFVWFMYWFSVMAGVLVFSMGLFFKIELRKRSELMDNNESHFVPNLLIAVGLLACGINAFGGKICYDSLDPTKFAKWKPMLKPFLVSCVMFNALLVLTALLCFLMRIPLQFTLAEGLKNGMKFYKDTDTPGRCYMKRTLDMMQMEFRCCGNNNYKDWFEIQWVSNRYLNFGAKEVKDRIGSNVDGQYLMDGVPFSCCNPSSPRPCIQYQVTNNTAHYSYDHYTEDLNIWKRGCRDALLSYYGGLMNTIGALVLLVTMLEVGVMVGLQYVNTSLSTLANPEDPESESEGWILEKTVKETFTDIMAKMKNMGKGNQVDEGAEAPVATVS from the exons ATGGCGCTCATGAAGGTGAAGTTTGACTTGAAAAAGCGCGTCAAACTGGCCCAGTTTGTTTGGTTTATGTACTGGTTCTCAGTGATGGCCGGGgtactggtgttcagcatgggCCTGTTCTTTAAGATTGAGCTGCGGAAACGCTCAGAGCTCATGGACAACAACGAGAGCCACTTTGTTCCCAACTTGCTCATTGCAGTGGGTCTGCTTGCCTGTGGCATCAACGCCTTTGGAGGCAAGATCTGCTATGACTCCCTGGATCCTACCAAGTTTGCCAAGTGGAAGCCCATGCTGAAGCCTTTCCTGGTGTCGTGCGTGATGTTCAATGCCCTTCTGGTGTTGacggctctgctctgctttctTATGAGAATTCCCTTGCAGTTCACACTGGCAGAGGGGCTGAAGAACGGCATGAAGTTctacaaagacacagacacccCTGGCCGCTGCTACATGAAGAGGACCCTGGACATGATGCAAATGGAGTTCCGTTGCTGTGGCAACAACAACTACAAAGACTGGTTTGAAATCCAGTGGGTTAGTAACCGCTACCTGAACTTTGGGGCAAAAGAAGTAAAAGA TCGTATTGGCAGCAATGTGGATGGTCAGTATCTGATGGATGGGGTTCCCTTCAGCTGCTGTAACCCCAGCTCCCCCAGACCCTGCATCCAGTACCAGGTCACCAACAACACAGCCCACTACAGCTATGACCACTACACCGAGGACCTGAACATCTGGAAGAGGGGCTGCCGCGATGCCCTGCTCTCCTACTACGGAGGCCTGATGAACACAATAGGAGCCCTGGTGTTGCTGGTGACCATGCTGGAG GTGGGTGTGATGGTGGGTCTGCAATACGTGaacacctccctctccaccctggccAACCCAGAAGACCccgagagtgagagtgagggcTGGATCCTGGAGAAGACTGTGAAGGAGACCTTCACTGACATCATGGCTAAGATGAAGAACATGGGCAAAGGCAACCAGGTGGACGAGGGAGCGGAGGCTCCCGTCGCCACGGTGAGCTGA